A segment of the Populus nigra chromosome 12, ddPopNigr1.1, whole genome shotgun sequence genome:
GACCTTGCGTACAAAACAAGTTGAAGCAGCCACTAGGAAATTTTGCAGAAATCTGTCCTGTGCAGAAGGAAAGTAGATGGATTAtttgtatataataaaaatgtataTTAGAATGAACATCTAACATTTGTAGCTCAATGGTTGCGGGGATAGCTCAGTTGGGAGAGCGTCAGACTGAAGATCTGAAGGTCGCGTGTTCGATCCACGCTCACCgcactctttttctttttttatcaatatttgtaTCCCTTGCATGAAATTGCATATCTTTGTctcatagattttattttttgtgcatTATTTGTTTCAATTCAAGGGAAAATATCCCTCTATACGGgagagttttttatatatatatatatataaaaatcatttgatcTGTAacttttactttgaaaaatacacaataggtaaattttaaaattatttaagatattgtatataccttaatttttttaacaaaaatacgAATTTTGATTGTGGACCCAAAAATATGccctctttttttctcaaatatcaTGCCTTAAATGGataattttacttgttttaCATAGATTCTTCTGGTCATCCAATAAAAATCATACTTGAAGAGAAAATAATTtagtaagagaaaaaaatacaaagaaaatcacTGTTTTCTTCTTAACTATACAGACAttctttcctctctttctttctttgatgttgactaataaaatttgatcaaatcaatctGATTATTAAAACACTGGTCAGATTAACTGAACAGTTAATATtttgagcttttttttattattattattggtttaTATACAAGGCTTCTTGTTGTTTTAGAATAGCAAAACACAAGGATTTTCATGACTTGAATTgtcagaagaagaaaaaataacacattGCATTCACTCTTTTGACTTTAGAATATGATACTATTGCATGAGGTGGTAAGCAAAATTGGTCTCAAAATCGAgcttcttgttattattatcctTCTGGGGCGGAAAAACCGAGctgaaaaaataatcttgaggCATTCTCTAAAACAAGCTATATAGAGTACTAAATAATTTgctagaaatttaattttaaagaaaaagcacCCACTGTACAGAGAGCCATGAGCGAAATCGCTTTCCTGGCATCAAGTTAGCTGTGAACTGCCGAGGGTTTTGAGGTTTTAAGCCTGTTTTATTCTCCTCAATGCCTAGAGGCAGCCATCAAACTATCCGTTGGTTGCTTCCCTTGGGCTTTCAACTTCGCAAGTTTTGTCTTGTCGAGCCGCTTTCGGGCATATTCTTGGATCTGGCGGTCATGCTCTTTGAGCATTTGTTCCACATTGTTTGATGGAGCGAGTAATGGACCAGAGACGTAAATCTTGTTTCCCTTGGGACCATGGCCATGCTGAAAAGGAACTCTAACAAGTTTAGGATCATCATGTTAAGAGGTAAATCATCTGCATGAATTAAGCTAACTTAAAACAGTTCTGTTCCATTGCTCACATGGTATGGGTGAACGCCAGAAATTGTGGACATGTTACTTTATCAGCGTGGTGTTCCGGTATGGTAGCAATTTTAGTATTCGGTTTTACTAGGACATCAACAGGAAAATAAGATGTTCATTCAATTAAAGTGTGCGCTTGAAGGCGTTTATTTAAGTCGGGGGATAGAGCAGATTTCCATGCCAACAAGAGCATTGATAACATGGTCAAGAAGATGATGCTTATCTCCTTATTCCCATCATAATCGCTTGTATTCATCTAAGTTCTATCAAATGTATCACTAGAGTTGATGCATAGAAGGTATCTAGTCTAGAATTTGAGATGAGACATttgaatcagaaaaaaaaatctcgatAACTTACCAGACTCGGTTCTTTGTTACTGGATTTTCCAGCTCCTGCCTGAGGAGAATCTCCCATCTTCTTTATTTGACAATTTTGGTCCACCTTTCTTGAGGACTCCAATCCGTTTAATGATCCCTGACGCCTGCCTACTTGGTTTACCACTTCTGGCTGTGGCACCCCAGGTTTCTTTTGGTGATCTCCAGGCAAGATAGTTCTAGTTGCTACTAAACCAGATATTGTTGATAGGTTATGCCTGCCTGATACCATATTATGATTATCGAAATTCTTTCCAGTCCTTGTCCAGCCATTCCCTTGGACTAATGGCCCCGAATGTGAAACTTTCTTACGTTGATGCTCCATGAAATCTCCTCTCCCTTCTCTTACAGCTTGCCTTTGTTCAGAGGGATCAATCATGAAACCAGATACAGTTTGCTCCTTACGAGAGTTGACCATCTTGCCACTATTTTGTGAAACAGAATTGTGTTTCTTCTGCAATCGGAGATCgaatataaatgaaaaggagaTTAAAGTGAAACTTGtcataaaagaacaagaaatggaagagaaacaaaagcgatgaaaaacaaaaacaaatgatcgCATGTATTAGAGATACCAAACAACAAGAGAATATCAGGTAAACCATGAAGAAACTGAAGATAAAGAAATCACAaggataattatttaatttctgcTGTATAACCTAATCAAAATCAACAGGACCTGCAAGTGTCTAAAAGTTGGGATAAAATCCACAACAACAcagatttttttatgcaatatcGATATGTAGATTTCATTTCACTTGAACCAGGATAGGAATTCATGTTTACCTGCAGGGACAAGGGCAAATCAGGATGGCCATTAGGTGCAAGAGATTCTTTTGGTCCACTTCTCCTTGCAACTGCTTCTTGCCTACGAAAATTAACAAAGAGATTGACACTGTGAAAGCcaagttttttaaaagcaagtgatttttttctttttagcatATTCTAGGAACTATTCCTTTGCAACAGCATGCATATatagaacataaaaaatatagcatAAGTTGACAATCTCTAATCCCAATGTCCTATCATGCAACAATAGACAATGTTCTTGCTTCTAAAGTAAGTTACCAGCTCTCCACCAAAAACGACAGAACAATCTTTGTTTTCACATTAATGAAAactaaccaaaaagaaaataccTTCGAGCTTCTTCATCCCGTAGTTTTGCATCGATCTCTTTGCTGGGGGGATATTTGGGCAAACTTGATGGATCACAAGCAAATGGTTTTGTTGTAAAAAACTGTGAAGTGAGGAGAGAATAGAAGTTAATAAACAAAGCTGCTCATAAAAATCCCACAGAAAAAGTAACCACAGAAGTTCATTCCAAActcagaaaataaattttagtagCGAGTCAGTTTTTAGAAAATGATGTGAagttaaaggaaaaggaatgaaATTCACTGAAGGCTTAATACAATAGAGATGAGGAGATTGACAATTGACGGTACGAAGCAAATTCTCCAATGAGGGCCAGTTATAACCAAGGACATAGAGCCTCTATTACAGAGTCACAGACAATTCCATTTAGAGAAGCCTTCTGTCCAACTCAATCTCCACACTTTCAATCAAGATCAGAAACTAAAATGAATGTCAGTTATGAAGGACTAGAGTGATTCTCATTGAAATATAGAAGATATCTAACTGGATAACATCATAAAACCACAATCAAAGAGGAGATGGTAAAAACAGAAGGTGTTGCAGGAACTCGCTCACCCTAATATGGacaagttatttatttaaaattaagatatgCTACGAACTTATTATTACTAAAAGTACCTTTTAAGTTAGAGTATTCCTAAAAACTTTACTCAGCAGCACAGCCATTTTCAATGTCTTAAAATAAAACAGGTACATGGGACTCGTTTTTCATTCTAACTATCTTTCACTTTCTCAAATAATACAAAGTCTGCATACCTCAGTGGTGAGAGCAAAAGCTGCAGTTCCTCGATAAGCTGGGTCCATGGAAAGCAAGTTTTCCATAAGGCCAACAGCAGGAGCAGGAAAGTCTTTGAATGTTTCTTTCACACTTCGTCTATATGGTCGTTGAGGCTTGATTACTGATGAACGAGGCAACTTTGTTTTTATCCAGTAATCCTCAGAGGGTGAGCCACACAGCTTAAAAATCTTGTGCAATTGCTCAACCTGCAAGAAACAACAAATACTGCTATGGTAATTGAGGTCCCTGAAAATGTTGCTTaaattcatcattatcattTCTAGATGCAAGATGAAGGCAAACAAATTTATCACATTGAAACCGTTGTTAGAGCATGTATTAACTGAGCTTAAAGTCCAGAGTGAAGGCAGATCAGGAAACAACATGAAGAGAATGTTTCATTATCATTGTGGGTATATTGTTTAGACTGCAATTCAGAGGTTTGAAGACCCATGTTAGGCTATTTCTTTtctaagaagaagaaacagtaGATCAGAGAATTCATCACCATCTTTCCAtctatttagaaaataaattcataaacaaGGTACCTCTGTTCTTCCTGGCAAAATAGGTCTGCCGGAGTATAGCTCACCAAGTATGCAACCCGCACTCCATAAATCAACAGCAGCTCCATAGCGAGAGGCTCCAAGTAAAAGTTCCGGTGCTCTATACCAAAGAGTCACCACACGGCTTGTCAATGGAGCACTACTTCGAGGATCAAAGAAACTTGCTAAGCCAAAATCTGCAATCTTCAAGATCCCATTGTCATCAATAAGAAGATTTGAACCCTTTACATCACGATGCAGAACACCGTGACTATGACAGTGATCAAGTCCAGTTAAAAGCTGCTGCATGTAACATTTGATCTGACagaaaaatgaacaaaacatAAGGATTGAGCAGGATGCTGTAAAAGCACACAGAAATTTTATCCAAGTATTGCTTTCAGAtataaatctgaaaaaaaaaaagatcttaaaaCAATTGTAACATATTGAATAGCAGTCAAAGAGAATCGTGGGAAAATAAAAGAGGACAAAAAGTACCTGTGCTTCAGTGAACTTCATGCCAGGAAGTGCAGCAAGTCCTGTAAGATCATGTTCCATGTACTCAAAGACAAGGTACAAACTGGAAGATGTCTGGGAAGTTATCAAGCCTTGCAGTTTGATTATATTGGGATGATCCAGCCCACGCAAAATAAGAATCTCACGGGACATGAATTTGACACTCTCTGGATCACCACTATCAAACCGGACTTTTTTAATAGCAACAATTTTATCATGTGTGACATCACGAGCCTTGTAGACATTACTATATGTTCCTTGTCCAATCTGCAAGAACAAGAGGCCATCATATAAAATCCGATGAAGtgaaatggtggaattgatatGTAAAGCTTGTCAAAACTAACAGAAATCAATCATCAACTAGAGAATGGAACATACTCTATCTAACTTCTCAAAAGTATTGGCACGCCGTGGCACCCATCCTCTAATAGCTTCTCCTGCTGCCGAGGCAAGCCAAGAAGGCCATCCAGCCGCCACCTGCTCAGCTTCCACGCACTTTGGCACCTTCCCCCACGCTGGATgactaaaaattgaaaaatcttgGAAAACTTCCATCTTCCTTTTCTCAATCTGAGTTTGACAAAAAGCATCAACTTCATTACTGTCGACCATATTCTTCTCAGTTTGATTCTCAACTCGCCTTTTCTCAATCTGATCACCATGGTACCTCCTTGAACCTCTTGTTTTCTTATCCGTTAACATAACCTTCACATCTCCACTATTACGTTTATCCTTTGATCGAACCCCGTCATCTGTTCTTAGAGAATTGACATGGGAAACTCGCCTATCTAATGATCCTTTGCGAGATAGCCTCTCTCTATGACCATCTTGGCTATTTTCCTTAGAAGCAATACAACCCATTTTGCTTTTCTATCAAAACCAACCAAGCCCTCCTCCTATACAATCAAAATTCAACACCAAAAACTAACAGCAGCCTCCATGGACACAAAACCATCAACACAAACAGtctctcaataaataaatacccTTTTGAACAAATAATTCAAATTGAAGACTCAAAATCCccaagttttcaaaaaattgaCTTCAAGCACCTAGAATTCAAAGTCACCAACCAATAACAACGTTAGAAAAACGAGTAAGAAAACAGttatcaaatcaaaaaaaaaaaaaaaacaaacccaagAGAAATAAATGGATAACAAGTACCTCGAAAGATGAAAGACTTGTACTTGATAAAGATCATGCAGAGATAATGGAAATGAAGACTTAATTtccaagaaagaaacaaagcaatgtttgtttttaaggttTCTTCTTTGACTGTTCAACGCGTATACATGTATACACTCCCTTAACAcggatattattattattattattatcaacaaAGTAGTCGGCTTTTGCCGGCTGTTACTTGGTCAACAGAATCcactccccctctctctctccctccctctctccctctctctctatctatGTTTCACAACAGTGTTGAGCAGGAAAgataggaaaaaagaaaaaacatgtctTTGTGTTCTGTTACAGGTTTGGTTGGTGAGAGAAACggggagagaggagagaggtaAGTAAGGCAGTTAAAAGTAGGTTCTGTTCATGGGGTCCAAAAGTAAAGTCTTCGTGTTATAGAACTTTGAATGCTGTATTTAACTGTTATGATTTTGACACCCATTactgttttgtttctttattacttttttttaatcatagttGAAGCCTGAATCTACTCGACGGTCGTGCTAGAATACAGTTCAATCGAGTTTTAATTgatctgaataaaaaatatttttaaaaaattaaatttaattgattaggtGAAAAACCAAGGTCGACCTGCTaattaaaatcaacataattttaattttttaaaaaaataaattgtttttagaatCGGTGGAGTTTTACAAGTataattttaatgataattaaattttttatattaggttttaaaattttattaaaaattgagatatcatgaaaaataaattttattaaaccaACACCTCAACCTCAAGGGTTttcttttacaattaaaaacaatcattagAAATTTATGTATTGGGTGTccaattttttatatcttaaagaCACACATTAAGAACAGaaaaatttgagaattttcCCATATTTATGAAATAGtatagattaaaatttttttaataaaatatcacaatTTTAATCTGTCATGATTTTAAACCACAATAACTTATCCTgttgttatttaaaattgaGACATGTCGTGAAATTAAACTATAATCTTTTCTATTAATGTCTTGTTTTGTAAAGAaatcatgattaaaaaatataatatttatttaatgtcatgtttttcaatcataatttttttatatatcacgTTTTAGAATCATGAAAAgcaaaaattatatcattttaccCAAAAAAATTCAGTTATATTATTTCccagaaaatttaaattttctatgcTAATAGCATGATTTTCTTATATCAATAACAACTCCTTGAAAATGAAGTAGCTAATTGACATGCTAATAAAACCATTCTTTTTCGATTTGAAGAGGTTGGACAAACAATGATTAAGTAAAATTTCGAGATTATGGTTGTGATAaagtaaaattttctttaattatttactttaattttaatattttttaccaaattaaGAAGGTTGAATTAGttgaatttcttgattttagttCAAAACTATTTGGTTTGAATATTAATTCAAGATTATTAGAGACTTATTATAATGTCACCTATACATTAGAAAAGCTTATTTCagtctggaaaaaaaaaaccttatttattttttagtttaaatttcatatttaaattatttgaattttatgtgtGTACATACAATGACATTTAACATCAACacctaataaattaataattaaattcacCAAAATTTAAATCTAGACACGCTTTaatagataaattttaaaatttaaatagttttttctatAGCACTATATAATAACTTCTCTTTCTCAAAATAGGATAAGTAATTCTTaagctgtgtttgttttccaaaAACTAGTTTTCAGAAAATCAATTCctaaactttcttgtgtttgtttgcaaTTAGAAAAgctggtcaacgaaaaacattttccgatcaacgaaaaacactttccaatcaaagaaaaatttggcttggtttttaggaaagtgttttccttttattttgagcagAAAACattttctggaagttgtgaaaaatttaaaaatatcatgttatttgctgattatatcaaatttgatcctcaaacttttgattgctatatatatattattttgaatatttttttttcaatttcatcccttagaattt
Coding sequences within it:
- the LOC133670036 gene encoding probable serine/threonine-protein kinase At1g54610 gives rise to the protein MGCIASKENSQDGHRERLSRKGSLDRRVSHVNSLRTDDGVRSKDKRNSGDVKVMLTDKKTRGSRRYHGDQIEKRRVENQTEKNMVDSNEVDAFCQTQIEKRKMEVFQDFSIFSHPAWGKVPKCVEAEQVAAGWPSWLASAAGEAIRGWVPRRANTFEKLDRIGQGTYSNVYKARDVTHDKIVAIKKVRFDSGDPESVKFMSREILILRGLDHPNIIKLQGLITSQTSSSLYLVFEYMEHDLTGLAALPGMKFTEAQIKCYMQQLLTGLDHCHSHGVLHRDVKGSNLLIDDNGILKIADFGLASFFDPRSSAPLTSRVVTLWYRAPELLLGASRYGAAVDLWSAGCILGELYSGRPILPGRTEVEQLHKIFKLCGSPSEDYWIKTKLPRSSVIKPQRPYRRSVKETFKDFPAPAVGLMENLLSMDPAYRGTAAFALTTEFFTTKPFACDPSSLPKYPPSKEIDAKLRDEEARRQEAVARRSGPKESLAPNGHPDLPLSLQKKHNSVSQNSGKMVNSRKEQTVSGFMIDPSEQRQAVREGRGDFMEHQRKKVSHSGPLVQGNGWTRTGKNFDNHNMVSGRHNLSTISGLVATRTILPGDHQKKPGVPQPEVVNQVGRRQGSLNGLESSRKVDQNCQIKKMGDSPQAGAGKSSNKEPSLHGHGPKGNKIYVSGPLLAPSNNVEQMLKEHDRQIQEYARKRLDKTKLAKLKAQGKQPTDSLMAASRH